One region of Triticum aestivum cultivar Chinese Spring chromosome 6B, IWGSC CS RefSeq v2.1, whole genome shotgun sequence genomic DNA includes:
- the LOC123137498 gene encoding probable inactive histone-lysine N-methyltransferase SUVR2, whose product MSSSNIFDEKFEAAVAKLDVIGIARKTVSPVLTKLLELYDYNWEYIEADDFRVLTDAIFDEPDPKEEQKKQANKRKNPDSDYYNKKLRAKHHSQKPTSKMHANEKRELAEAPLQQEAGKLCPQTVCATVNTLQLSSSRLPIKERNMETIVLEDTPTDEDSLALSVQGQDLPTFETPLAIMSPPVQDSSHQRAYKDAHERKISNTSRSQVITSSTGSSTNFEVALSNSGTGKLSFTCNSADHPDFHMPDMESVCKEMEARCLRTYKILEPNFSFIKLLQDTCQCIVDLGHASSGPRESGMVQIVPAMDFLSKPSVSRVLQPNEAGSSCMPPNDHIIDGSVCSSGSFAGEQISSSNMLVIANRPAHDVNDITKGEEHVSIPIINKVGNGILPPPFHYIPCNIIYQNAYVNLSLARIGDESCCSGCFGDCLAEQLPCACATVTGGEFAYTRDGLLKEGFLDSCVAGLPKFHCKICNPCEGHPTKKFIKECWSKCGCARNCGNRVVQRGITRQLQVFLTPGKKGWGLQAAEEIPRGAFICEYVGEILTNTELDERNTRGTSKGRHTYPTLLNADWDTEDVLGDDHALCLDATFYGNVARFINHRCSDANLIDIPVQIETPDRHYYHVAFFTKRKIEPFEELTWDYNIDFNDVNHPIKAFKCCCGSKHCRDKKSNPRSRSRALVLL is encoded by the exons ATGTCGTCTTCAAACATTTTCGATGAAAAATTTGAGGCTGCTGTCGCAAAGCTGGATGTTATTGGAATCGCGAGAAAAACTGTTTCACCAGTGTTGACGAAGCTACTAGAGTTGTATGATTACAACTGGGAGTACATAGAAGCTGATGACTTTCGGGTTCTAACCGATGCTATATTTGACGAGCCAGATCCCAAA GAAGAACAGAAAAAACAAGCTAACAAAAGGAAGAATCCTGATTCGGACTACTATAACAAGAAGCTTAGGGCAAAACATCATTCTCAAAAACCTACATCCAAGATGCATGCCAATGAGAAGAGAGAGTTGGCTGAAGCTCCACTGCAGCAAGAAGCAGGCAAGCTGTGCCCTCAAACAGTTTGTGCCACTGTAAACACATTGCAGTTGTCTTCTTCGCGACTGCCGATTAAAGAAAGAAATATGGAAACCATTGTTCTGGAGGATACACCGACAGATGAAGATAGTTTAGCTTTATCAGTCCAAGGTCAAGACCTTCCTACTTTCGAGACCCCACTGGCTATTATGAGCCCACCAGTTCAAGATTCCAGCCATCAGAGAG CATACAAGGATGCACATGAAAGAAAAATATCTAATACATCTAGAAGCCAAGTAATTACAAGCAGCACAGGCTCTTCAACCAACTTTGAGGTAGCTTTGTCAAATTCTGGAACAGGGAAACTATCATTTACATGTAACTCGGCAGATCATCCTGATTTCCACATGCCGGACATGGAGTCTGTATGCAAGGAAATGGAGGCTAGATGTCTCAGGACATACAAGATCCTAGAACCCAATTTCTCTTTCATAAAACTTTTGCAAGACACTTGCCAGTGTATCGTTGATTTGGGTCATGCATCTAGTGGACCTAGAGAAAGTGGAATGGTACAAATAGTTCCTGCCATGGACTTTTTGTCTAAACCTTCAGTGTCACGAGTGTTGCAGCCAAATGAAGCTGGTTCCTCATGTATGCCACCTAATGACCACATTATTGATGGTAGTGTATGCTCTTCTGGTTCTTTTGCTGGAGAACAGATCAGTTCCAGTAATATGCTTGTTATTGCCAACAGACCAGCTCATGATGTCAATGACATAACAAAAGGTGAAGAACATGTGAGTATTCCCATAATTAATAAAGTTGGCAATGGGATTCTTCCGCCCCCCTTCCACTACATACCATGCAACATCATATACCAGAATGCATATGTCAATCTTTCGCTTGCTAGGATAGGAGATGAAAGCTGCTGCTCAGGCTGCTTTGGAGATTGTCTAGCAGAACAACTCCCTTGTGCATGTGCAACAGTAACTGGAGGTGAATTTGCTTATACAAGGGATGGCCTGCTTAAGGAAGGATTTCTTGATTCTTGTGTCGCTGGGCTTCCTAAATTCCACTGCAAAATTTGCAATCCTTGTGAAGGACACCCTACAAAGAAATTTATCAAGGAATGCTGGAGTAAATGTGGCTGTGCCAGAAATTGTGGAAATCGTGTGGTGCAGCGAGGAATCACTCGGCAACTACAG GTATTCTTAACCCCTGGAAAAAAGGGATGGGGACTGCAGGCTGCTGAGGAAATTCCACGAGGCGCGTTTATTTGTGAGTATGTTGGTGAAATATTAACTAACACTGAGCTTGATGAGCGAAACACTCGAGGGACATCAAAAGGTCGCCATACATATCCAACACTGCTCAATGCTGATTGGGACACTGAAGATGTTCttggggacgaccatgctctctgtcTGGATGCCACCTTTTACGGGAACGTGGCAAGGTTTATAAACCATAG GTGTTCTGATGCCAATCTCATTGATATACCTGTTCAGATCGAGACACCTGACCGCCACTACTACCAT GTGGCATTTTTCACCAAAAGGAAAATAGAGCCATTTGAAGAACTGACATGG GACTACAATATTGATTTTAACGATGTCAACCACCCTATCAAGGCATTCAAGTGTTGCTGCGGAAGCAAGCATTGCCGGGACAAAAAAAGCAACCCAA GATCTAGATCCAGAGCCCTGGTGTTGCTATGA